A DNA window from Betta splendens chromosome 6, fBetSpl5.4, whole genome shotgun sequence contains the following coding sequences:
- the LOC114857908 gene encoding transcription factor 12-like isoform X2 — protein MYCAHPVSGTGTNPLMYCYNMKPVYGQSPTNEDINHNPSSHPPNKAPGNVFASTFFEGMSGSPDIWNAVNGLNQQGYEAALGALAGHQTQAGSFHSQLDFSPQSVMSADMNRALPPMSTFHCNNAASRTASINSSENSTVSGNQGNGSGGSQTGDTLGKALASIYSPDHTSSSFPSSTSTPARSPSPLPNAAEPAGPNMWPRSSVQAPVSPHFESSLISMSQVEDRLDRLDDVIHVLRNHAVGPTAGLPADIHGLLNQAHGAAPGSLPVTCHTPAMVEAVGVNNNHPAFQSRPQAGHPYPARQRAAPQQMRAAGEGPALRTESGEREEMMHTNRSHSSDSQRSDEEGEHKAQGENGNSIHEDEDLSPEQKAERERERRMANNARERLRVRDINEAFKELGHMCQLHLKSEKPQTKLLVLHQAVAVILSLEQQVRERNLNPKAACLRRREEEKASGVMCDPQSMHLAYHPSLTDPANPMGHL, from the exons ATGTACTGCGCTCATCCCGTCTCCGGCACCGGCACCAACCCACTGATGTACTGCTACAACATGAAGCCA GTTTACGGGCAGTCCCCCACCAATGAAGACATCAACCACAACCCGTCTTCGCATCCGCCCAACAAAGCTCCCGGCAACGTGTTCGCCAGCACCTTCTTCG AGGGCATGAGCGGCTCGCCCGACATCTGGAACGCCGTAAACGGCCTCAACCAGCAGGGCTATGAAGctgcactgggagcactggccGGCCACCAGACGCAGGCGGGGAGCTTCCACAGTCAGCTG GACTTCTCGCCGCAGTCGGTGATGTCGGCGGACATGAACAGGGCGCTTCCGCCCATGTCCACGTTCCACTGCAACAACGCAGCCTCACGCACCGCGTCCATCAACAGCTCCGAGAATTCAACAG TATCAGGGAACCAAGGGAACGGGTCGGGGGGGTCACAGACAGGCGATACCTTGGGAAAAGCTCTGGCCTCT ATTTACTCCCCCgatcacaccagcagcagcttcccctCCAGCACGTCCACACCGGCGCGGTCCCCGTCTCCGCTGCCGAACGCAGCCGAACCCGCAG gtccCAACATGTGGCCACGGAGCTCAGTTCAGGCACCGGTGTCTCCACATTTTGAATCTTCACTCATATCAATG TCTCAGGTGGAGGACCGTCTGGACCGGCTGGACGACGTCATCCACGTCCTGAGGAACCACGCCGTGGGCCCCACCGCCGGCCTCCCCGCCGACATCCACGGCCTCCTGAACCAGGCCCACGGCGCCGCCCCCGGCTCCCTGCCGGTCACCTGTCACACTCCGGCCATG GTTGAAGCCGTCGGCGTGAACAACAACCACCCGGCCTTCCAGAGTCGCCCGCAGGCCGGCCACCCGTACCCGGCCAGGCAGAGGGCCGCGCCCCAGCAGATGCGGGCTGCAGGTGAGGGCCCGGCG CTGAGGACGGAGagcggggagagggaggagatgatGCACACCAACCGCAGCCACAGCTCGGACAGCCAGAGGTCGGACGAGGAGGGCGAGCACAAGGCCCAGGGAGAAAACGGAAACAG CATCCACGAGGACGAGGACCTGAGCCCGGAGCAGAAAGCggagcgcgagcgcgagcggCGGATGGCCAACAACGCCCGCGAGCGCCTGCGCGTGCGGGACATCAACGAGGCCTTCAAGGAGCTGGGCCACATGTGTCAGCTGCATCTGAAGAGCGAGAAGCCGCAGAccaagctgctggtgctgcaccAGGCCGTGGCGGTGATCCTCAGCCTGGAACAACAAGTGAGAG AGAGGAACCTGAACCCGAAGGCGGCCTGTctgcggaggagggaggaggagaaggcgtcTGGAGTCATGTGTGACCCACAGTCCATGCATCTGGCCTATCACCCCAGTCTGACAGACCCGGCCAACCCCATGGGCCACCTCTGA
- the LOC114857908 gene encoding transcription factor 12-like isoform X1 — protein MYCAHPVSGTGTNPLMYCYNMKPVYGQSPTNEDINHNPSSHPPNKAPGNVFASTFFEGMSGSPDIWNAVNGLNQQGYEAALGALAGHQTQAGSFHSQLDFSPQSVMSADMNRALPPMSTFHCNNAASRTASINSSENSTVSGNQGNGSGGSQTGDTLGKALASIYSPDHTSSSFPSSTSTPARSPSPLPNAAEPAGPNMWPRSSVQAPVSPHFESSLISMSQVEDRLDRLDDVIHVLRNHAVGPTAGLPADIHGLLNQAHGAAPGSLPVTCHTPAMVEAVGVNNNHPAFQSRPQAGHPYPARQRAAPQQMRAAGVQSGPELRTESGEREEMMHTNRSHSSDSQRSDEEGEHKAQGENGNSIHEDEDLSPEQKAERERERRMANNARERLRVRDINEAFKELGHMCQLHLKSEKPQTKLLVLHQAVAVILSLEQQVRERNLNPKAACLRRREEEKASGVMCDPQSMHLAYHPSLTDPANPMGHL, from the exons ATGTACTGCGCTCATCCCGTCTCCGGCACCGGCACCAACCCACTGATGTACTGCTACAACATGAAGCCA GTTTACGGGCAGTCCCCCACCAATGAAGACATCAACCACAACCCGTCTTCGCATCCGCCCAACAAAGCTCCCGGCAACGTGTTCGCCAGCACCTTCTTCG AGGGCATGAGCGGCTCGCCCGACATCTGGAACGCCGTAAACGGCCTCAACCAGCAGGGCTATGAAGctgcactgggagcactggccGGCCACCAGACGCAGGCGGGGAGCTTCCACAGTCAGCTG GACTTCTCGCCGCAGTCGGTGATGTCGGCGGACATGAACAGGGCGCTTCCGCCCATGTCCACGTTCCACTGCAACAACGCAGCCTCACGCACCGCGTCCATCAACAGCTCCGAGAATTCAACAG TATCAGGGAACCAAGGGAACGGGTCGGGGGGGTCACAGACAGGCGATACCTTGGGAAAAGCTCTGGCCTCT ATTTACTCCCCCgatcacaccagcagcagcttcccctCCAGCACGTCCACACCGGCGCGGTCCCCGTCTCCGCTGCCGAACGCAGCCGAACCCGCAG gtccCAACATGTGGCCACGGAGCTCAGTTCAGGCACCGGTGTCTCCACATTTTGAATCTTCACTCATATCAATG TCTCAGGTGGAGGACCGTCTGGACCGGCTGGACGACGTCATCCACGTCCTGAGGAACCACGCCGTGGGCCCCACCGCCGGCCTCCCCGCCGACATCCACGGCCTCCTGAACCAGGCCCACGGCGCCGCCCCCGGCTCCCTGCCGGTCACCTGTCACACTCCGGCCATG GTTGAAGCCGTCGGCGTGAACAACAACCACCCGGCCTTCCAGAGTCGCCCGCAGGCCGGCCACCCGTACCCGGCCAGGCAGAGGGCCGCGCCCCAGCAGATGCGGGCTGCAG GCGTTCAGAGCGGCCCGGAGCTGAGGACGGAGagcggggagagggaggagatgatGCACACCAACCGCAGCCACAGCTCGGACAGCCAGAGGTCGGACGAGGAGGGCGAGCACAAGGCCCAGGGAGAAAACGGAAACAG CATCCACGAGGACGAGGACCTGAGCCCGGAGCAGAAAGCggagcgcgagcgcgagcggCGGATGGCCAACAACGCCCGCGAGCGCCTGCGCGTGCGGGACATCAACGAGGCCTTCAAGGAGCTGGGCCACATGTGTCAGCTGCATCTGAAGAGCGAGAAGCCGCAGAccaagctgctggtgctgcaccAGGCCGTGGCGGTGATCCTCAGCCTGGAACAACAAGTGAGAG AGAGGAACCTGAACCCGAAGGCGGCCTGTctgcggaggagggaggaggagaaggcgtcTGGAGTCATGTGTGACCCACAGTCCATGCATCTGGCCTATCACCCCAGTCTGACAGACCCGGCCAACCCCATGGGCCACCTCTGA